A genomic segment from Modestobacter roseus encodes:
- a CDS encoding sensor histidine kinase, giving the protein MTTIGGHPARTTLRAQVDAGGLGTGGRPGRGRSGRVGHMAVVLHSREEMLAAALPWLDAGLAAGDLVVLTCPEETAQLLVDELGGAAAAVVREPRVSLRGARGPDAITTTRRLLDRAAGAGSGRLRVFGHPEFGPAPRDWRETQRYESVVNELLAGARMSALCPYDAEALPATAVESARATHPFLLVDGVATANPDYRAPAAYVAELPLPREAMEAGPPVFAVDGAPTLAWLRHQLAGVLAEHVPDRDRCEDMHLAVSEIAANAFRHGTPPVSARVWAEPGWVVCTIADRGTGFADPLAGFVPAHGDDLSQGGMGLWLARKLWEHVDLIGGPHGLTVRLSAPTR; this is encoded by the coding sequence ATGACCACGATCGGCGGTCACCCCGCGCGCACGACGCTGCGCGCACAGGTGGACGCCGGGGGTCTCGGCACCGGCGGACGACCCGGGAGAGGGCGCTCCGGCCGGGTCGGGCACATGGCCGTGGTGCTGCACTCCCGGGAGGAGATGCTCGCCGCCGCCCTGCCGTGGCTGGACGCCGGCCTGGCCGCCGGCGACCTGGTCGTGCTCACCTGCCCGGAGGAGACCGCCCAGCTGCTCGTCGACGAGCTGGGCGGCGCGGCGGCGGCCGTCGTCCGCGAACCCCGGGTCTCGCTCCGTGGCGCCCGGGGCCCGGATGCGATCACCACCACCCGGCGGCTCCTGGACCGCGCCGCGGGGGCCGGCTCCGGCCGGCTGCGGGTCTTCGGCCACCCCGAGTTCGGGCCCGCTCCGCGCGACTGGCGGGAGACCCAGCGCTACGAGTCGGTGGTCAACGAGCTGCTGGCCGGCGCCCGGATGTCGGCGTTGTGCCCCTACGACGCGGAGGCGCTGCCGGCCACTGCGGTCGAGAGCGCCCGCGCCACCCACCCGTTCCTGCTGGTCGACGGCGTCGCCACGGCCAACCCGGACTACCGGGCGCCCGCCGCCTACGTGGCGGAGCTGCCCCTGCCGCGCGAGGCGATGGAGGCCGGGCCGCCGGTCTTCGCCGTCGACGGCGCACCGACGCTGGCCTGGCTGCGACACCAGCTGGCCGGCGTGCTCGCGGAGCACGTCCCCGACCGCGACCGCTGCGAGGACATGCACCTGGCGGTGAGCGAGATCGCCGCCAACGCCTTCCGGCACGGCACCCCGCCGGTCTCCGCCCGGGTCTGGGCCGAGCCCGGCTGGGTGGTCTGCACCATCGCCGACCGCGGCACGGGCTTCGCCGACCCGCTGGCCGGGTTCGTGCCCGCCCACGGTGACGACCTGTCCCAGGGCGGCATGGGGCTGTGGCTGGCCCGCAAGCTCTGGGAGCACGTCGACCTGATCGGCGGTCCGCACGGCCTCACCGTCCGGTTGAGCGCACCCACCCGCTGA
- a CDS encoding SDR family oxidoreductase, producing the protein MIVVTAAGGRTGLAVVRALRERGEDVRAVVSRRGPRPELTELGAEVVRAELTQPLPWSEVLAGADAMYLIWPNFDPDEAEGAPALFREARRAELPRLVYHSVLRPQLRAMPHHAAKDVAEEALDASGLPSWRVLQPCAYADNLDDELPEVVARGELRSLWGVRTAQSLVDVRDVAQAAVALLTEDGLDGGTFEAAGPEPLTAPRIAELISARVGREIVAEDVVPGGEVPTAYAARCRRTMFDHYRVHGFTGSPRVLTDLLGRPPRSYAEHLADLDLPVEVLPDDEPA; encoded by the coding sequence GTGATCGTGGTGACCGCCGCCGGCGGACGGACGGGGCTCGCGGTGGTGCGCGCCCTCCGCGAGCGGGGCGAGGACGTGCGGGCCGTGGTGTCCCGCCGGGGCCCCCGCCCGGAGCTGACCGAGCTGGGCGCCGAGGTGGTGCGGGCCGAGCTGACCCAGCCGCTGCCCTGGTCGGAGGTGCTCGCCGGCGCCGACGCGATGTACCTGATCTGGCCGAACTTCGACCCGGACGAGGCCGAGGGGGCGCCTGCGCTGTTCCGCGAGGCCCGCCGCGCCGAACTGCCCCGGCTGGTCTACCACTCCGTGCTCCGCCCGCAGCTGCGGGCGATGCCGCACCACGCGGCCAAGGACGTCGCGGAGGAGGCGCTGGACGCCAGTGGGCTGCCCTCCTGGCGCGTGCTCCAGCCCTGCGCCTACGCCGACAACCTCGACGACGAGCTGCCCGAGGTCGTCGCCCGGGGCGAGCTGCGCAGCCTGTGGGGCGTGCGGACGGCGCAGTCGCTGGTCGACGTGCGGGACGTGGCGCAGGCCGCGGTCGCGCTGCTCACCGAGGACGGCCTGGACGGGGGCACCTTCGAGGCGGCCGGGCCCGAGCCGCTCACCGCACCCCGGATCGCCGAGCTGATCAGCGCACGGGTGGGCCGGGAGATCGTGGCCGAGGACGTCGTCCCCGGTGGGGAGGTGCCCACCGCCTACGCCGCACGCTGCCGGCGCACCATGTTCGACCACTACCGGGTGCACGGCTTCACCGGCAGCCCGCGGGTGCTCACCGACCTGCTGGGCCGCCCGCCGCGCAGCTACGCCGAGCACCTCGCCGACCTCGACCTGCCGGTCGAGGTCCTGCCGGACGACGAGCCGGCGTGA
- a CDS encoding MarR family winged helix-turn-helix transcriptional regulator, producing the protein MTAPDRTAPETGTVAGDAMDVILAQWARERPDLDCSPMGVVGRVTQLQREVFLAQRATFARHGLDAPSFDVLAALRRAGEPYQLTPTALMRTALVTSGAITQRLDRLEERGLITRGRSEADGRAVVVTLTEAGRTALDGALPDHLETERGMLAGLSAEEVAQLAGLLRRWLVSLGRVPGATPDAS; encoded by the coding sequence GTGACGGCGCCCGACCGGACGGCTCCGGAGACGGGGACGGTCGCCGGGGACGCGATGGACGTGATCCTCGCCCAGTGGGCGCGGGAGCGGCCGGACCTGGACTGCTCGCCGATGGGCGTCGTCGGCCGGGTCACCCAGCTGCAGCGGGAGGTGTTCCTCGCCCAGCGGGCCACCTTCGCCCGGCACGGTCTCGACGCCCCGTCCTTCGACGTGCTGGCCGCCCTGCGCCGCGCCGGAGAGCCCTACCAGCTCACGCCGACGGCGCTGATGCGCACCGCCCTGGTCACCTCCGGGGCGATCACCCAGCGCCTGGACCGGCTCGAGGAACGCGGCCTCATCACCCGCGGGCGCAGCGAGGCCGACGGGCGCGCCGTCGTCGTCACCCTGACCGAGGCCGGCCGGACGGCGCTGGACGGCGCCCTGCCCGACCACCTGGAGACCGAGCGCGGCATGCTCGCCGGGCTCTCGGCCGAGGAGGTCGCGCAGCTGGCCGGTCTGCTGCGCCGCTGGCTGGTGTCGTTGGGCCGGGTGCCGGGAGCGACCCCCGACGCCAGCTGA
- a CDS encoding STAS domain-containing protein produces the protein MDDTAPGTAAPSPETADGTPLSEADVHVTTAQPDESRAQIRVAGELTEDSRRPLIRAMTDLMLNSPGLERVELELCDVTFMNSAGMSILVQLERMAEPRGIQVPLVLDSGTVARPLQVSGLWRRFTIIDRREGSPPTTHEGMNPGTDHR, from the coding sequence ATGGACGACACCGCTCCCGGCACCGCCGCCCCGAGCCCCGAGACCGCCGACGGCACCCCGCTGTCCGAAGCCGACGTGCACGTCACCACCGCCCAGCCGGACGAGTCACGGGCCCAGATCCGGGTGGCCGGCGAGCTCACCGAGGACAGCCGCCGCCCCCTGATCCGCGCGATGACCGACCTGATGCTGAACTCCCCGGGGCTCGAGCGGGTCGAGCTGGAGCTCTGCGACGTCACGTTCATGAACTCCGCGGGCATGTCGATCCTGGTCCAGCTGGAGCGGATGGCCGAGCCACGCGGCATCCAGGTGCCGCTGGTGCTCGACTCCGGCACGGTGGCCCGGCCGCTGCAGGTGTCCGGCCTCTGGCGCCGGTTCACCATCATCGACCGGCGCGAGGGCTCACCCCCGACCACGCACGAGGGCATGAACCCCGGCACCGACCACCGGTAG